Proteins encoded by one window of Vibrio panuliri:
- a CDS encoding FAD:protein FMN transferase — MKKWLVAFASLLILAGCEKPVEQVHLSGPTMGTTYNIKYIEQEGIPSPQELQTEIDRLLEQVNDQMSTYRKDSELSRFNQHQTNEPFEVSPQTATVVKEAMRLNGLTLGALDVTVGPLVNLWGFGPEARPDVVPTDEELAARRANIGIEHLTVDGNKLSKDIPNLYVDLSTIAKGWGVDVVANYLQATGIQNYMVEVGGEMRLKGLNREGVPWRIAIEKPTVDSRGIQEIIEPGDMAVATSGDYRNYFESNGVRYSHIIDPKTGKPINHKVVSVTVLDKSSMTADGLATGLMVLGEERGMQIANDNNIPVFMIVKTKDGFKELASEAYKPYINK, encoded by the coding sequence GTGAAAAAGTGGCTTGTTGCATTTGCTTCTCTACTGATTTTAGCGGGCTGTGAAAAGCCAGTTGAACAGGTTCATTTAAGTGGTCCAACTATGGGTACCACTTACAACATTAAATATATTGAGCAAGAGGGTATTCCTAGCCCTCAAGAATTACAGACTGAAATCGACCGATTGCTAGAGCAAGTTAACGATCAGATGTCTACTTACCGAAAAGACTCAGAACTCAGTCGTTTCAACCAACATCAAACGAATGAGCCATTTGAAGTATCGCCTCAAACCGCGACGGTCGTGAAAGAAGCGATGCGCTTGAACGGTCTTACTCTAGGGGCATTGGACGTTACTGTTGGCCCTCTAGTCAATCTTTGGGGCTTTGGTCCAGAAGCGCGCCCAGATGTTGTTCCGACCGATGAAGAGTTAGCTGCGCGTCGTGCTAATATTGGTATTGAGCACCTGACTGTCGATGGTAATAAGCTAAGTAAAGATATCCCTAACTTGTACGTTGACCTTTCTACGATTGCGAAAGGTTGGGGCGTGGATGTTGTGGCGAACTATCTGCAGGCGACGGGTATTCAAAACTACATGGTCGAAGTGGGCGGTGAAATGCGCCTTAAAGGCTTAAACCGTGAGGGGGTTCCTTGGCGTATTGCAATCGAAAAACCAACGGTAGATTCGCGAGGCATTCAGGAAATCATCGAGCCTGGTGATATGGCGGTAGCCACCAGTGGCGACTACCGAAACTACTTTGAAAGCAACGGTGTACGTTACTCGCACATCATCGATCCAAAAACCGGTAAGCCAATTAACCATAAAGTGGTTTCGGTAACGGTACTAGATAAGTCTTCGATGACTGCTGATGGGTTGGCAACCGGCTTGATGGTGTTGGGCGAAGAGCGAGGTATGCAGATCGCCAATGACAACAATATTCCTGTTTTCATGATTGT
- the nqrF gene encoding NADH:ubiquinone reductase (Na(+)-transporting) subunit F, producing the protein MSTIIFGVVMFTLIILALVLVILFAKSKLVPTGDITISVNDDPNLAIVTQPGGKLLTALAGAGVFVSSACGGGGSCGQCRVKVKSGGGDILPTELDHITKGEAREGERLACQVAMKTDMDIELPEEIFGVKKWECTVISNDNKATFIKELKLQIPDGESVPFRAGGYIQIEAPAHHVKYADYDIPQEYREDWEKFNLFRYESKVNEETIRAYSMANYPEEHGIIMLNVRIATPPPNNPDVAPGIMSSFIWSLKEGDKCTISGPFGEFFAKDTDAEMVFVGGGAGMAPMRSHIFDQLKRLHSKRKMSFWYGARSKREMFYVEDFDGLAAENDNFVWHCALSDPLPEDNWDGYTGFIHNVLYENYLRDHEAPEDCEYYMCGPPMMNAAVIGMLKDLGVEDENILLDDFGG; encoded by the coding sequence ATGTCTACTATTATTTTTGGTGTAGTAATGTTTACCCTGATTATACTGGCGCTAGTTTTAGTGATTCTTTTCGCTAAATCTAAGCTAGTACCAACAGGTGACATTACAATTTCTGTGAACGATGACCCTAATCTGGCGATCGTTACACAACCAGGCGGCAAGCTACTGACTGCTCTTGCGGGTGCAGGTGTATTCGTATCTTCTGCTTGTGGTGGCGGTGGCTCATGTGGTCAGTGTCGCGTAAAAGTTAAATCAGGTGGTGGCGACATCCTACCGACCGAGCTTGACCATATTACTAAAGGTGAAGCGCGTGAAGGTGAGCGTCTAGCATGTCAAGTTGCAATGAAAACGGACATGGATATCGAGCTTCCTGAAGAAATCTTCGGCGTGAAGAAGTGGGAATGTACGGTTATCTCTAACGATAACAAAGCAACATTCATCAAAGAGCTTAAGCTACAAATTCCAGATGGCGAATCAGTACCTTTCCGTGCTGGTGGTTACATCCAGATTGAAGCACCGGCTCACCACGTGAAATACGCAGATTATGATATTCCTCAGGAATACCGTGAGGACTGGGAGAAGTTCAACCTATTCCGTTACGAGTCTAAGGTGAACGAAGAAACAATTCGTGCTTACTCAATGGCGAACTACCCAGAAGAACACGGCATTATTATGCTGAACGTTCGTATCGCAACTCCGCCGCCGAACAACCCAGACGTAGCACCTGGCATCATGTCATCGTTTATCTGGTCTCTAAAAGAAGGCGACAAGTGTACTATTTCTGGTCCATTTGGTGAGTTCTTCGCGAAAGATACCGATGCAGAAATGGTGTTTGTAGGTGGTGGTGCAGGTATGGCACCAATGCGTTCACACATCTTCGACCAGCTAAAACGTCTGCACTCTAAGCGTAAGATGTCTTTCTGGTACGGTGCGCGTTCTAAGCGTGAAATGTTCTATGTAGAAGATTTCGACGGCCTAGCTGCAGAAAACGATAACTTCGTGTGGCACTGTGCACTGTCTGATCCACTACCAGAAGATAACTGGGATGGTTACACAGGCTTCATCCACAACGTGCTTTACGAGAACTACCTACGTGATCACGAAGCACCAGAAGATTGTGAATACTACATGTGTGGTCCACCAATGATGAACGCAGCAGTTATCGGCATGCTGAAAGATCTTGGTGTAGAGGATGAGAATATCCTTCTAGATGACTTCGGTGGCTAA
- the nqrE gene encoding NADH:ubiquinone reductase (Na(+)-transporting) subunit E, with product MEHYISLLVKSIFIENMALSFFLGMCTFLAVSKKVKTSFGLGVAVVVVLTIAVPVNNLVYNLVLKENALVEGVDLSFLNFITFIGVIAALVQILEMVLDRFFPPLYNALGIFLPLITVNCAIFGGVSFMVQRDYNFAESVVYGFGSGVGWMLAIVALAGIREKMKYSDVPPGLRGLGITFITVGLMALGFMSFSGVQL from the coding sequence ATGGAACATTACATCAGTCTGTTAGTTAAATCGATTTTCATCGAAAACATGGCACTGTCTTTCTTCTTGGGTATGTGTACTTTCCTTGCCGTATCTAAGAAAGTTAAGACCTCTTTCGGCCTAGGTGTGGCGGTTGTGGTAGTTCTGACTATCGCAGTACCAGTTAACAACCTAGTGTACAACCTTGTACTGAAAGAGAATGCGTTAGTTGAGGGCGTAGACCTTAGCTTCCTAAACTTCATCACCTTTATCGGTGTAATCGCTGCACTTGTACAGATCCTAGAGATGGTTCTAGACCGTTTCTTCCCACCTCTGTACAACGCGCTAGGCATCTTCCTACCGCTGATCACAGTAAACTGTGCCATCTTCGGTGGTGTATCTTTCATGGTACAACGTGACTACAACTTTGCTGAATCTGTTGTTTACGGTTTCGGTTCAGGTGTGGGTTGGATGCTCGCTATCGTAGCTCTTGCAGGTATCCGTGAGAAAATGAAGTACTCTGACGTACCTCCAGGTCTACGTGGTCTAGGCATCACGTTTATTACTGTAGGTCTAATGGCGTTGGGCTTTATGTCTTTCTCTGGTGTTCAACTGTAA
- a CDS encoding NADH:ubiquinone reductase (Na(+)-transporting) subunit D → MSSAQNIKKSIMAPVLDNNPIALQVLGVCSALAVTTKLETAFVMTLAVTFVTAFSNLFVSLIRNHIPNSVRIIVQMAIIASLVIVVDQVLKAYLYDISKQLSVFVGLIITNCIVMGRAEAFAMKSAPFPSFIDGIGNGLGYGFVLITVGFFRELFGSGKLFGLEVLPLVSNGGWYQPNGLMLLAPSAFFLIGFMIWVIRILRPEQVEAKE, encoded by the coding sequence ATGTCTAGCGCACAAAATATCAAAAAGAGCATTATGGCGCCGGTGTTGGATAACAACCCAATCGCGCTGCAAGTTCTTGGTGTATGTTCTGCTCTTGCAGTAACAACCAAACTAGAAACGGCATTTGTTATGACGTTAGCGGTAACCTTCGTTACTGCTTTCTCAAACTTGTTCGTTTCGCTAATCCGTAACCACATTCCTAACAGTGTGCGTATCATCGTGCAAATGGCGATCATCGCATCGTTAGTAATCGTGGTAGACCAAGTATTGAAAGCTTACCTATACGATATCTCTAAACAGCTATCGGTATTCGTAGGTCTAATCATTACTAACTGTATCGTAATGGGCCGTGCTGAAGCGTTCGCGATGAAGTCTGCTCCATTCCCATCATTTATCGATGGTATCGGTAATGGTCTTGGTTACGGTTTCGTTCTAATCACTGTAGGTTTCTTCCGTGAACTGTTTGGCTCAGGCAAACTGTTCGGTTTGGAAGTTCTGCCGCTAGTGAGCAATGGTGGTTGGTATCAGCCAAACGGCTTGATGCTTCTAGCACCATCTGCATTCTTCCTAATCGGCTTTATGATCTGGGTTATCCGTATTCTGAGACCAGAACAAGTAGAAGCGAAGGAGTAA
- a CDS encoding Na(+)-translocating NADH-quinone reductase subunit C, with protein sequence MASNNDSIKKTLFVVIALSLVCSIIVSTAAVALRGQQKANAVLDKQSKIVEVAGVEANGKKVPELFAEYIEPRLVDFKTGDFIEKTEDGLTAANYDQRKAAKEPAHSIKLTADQDKAKILRRADVGIVYLVKQGDKVSKVIIPVHGTGLWSMMYAFVAVETDGNTIAGITYYEQGETPGLGGEVENPTWRAQFVGKKLFDDNHQPAIKIVKGGAPAGSEHGVDGLSGATLTGNGVQGTFDFWLGDMGFGPFLAKVRDGGLN encoded by the coding sequence ATGGCAAGTAATAACGATAGCATTAAAAAGACGCTGTTTGTTGTTATCGCATTGAGCCTAGTTTGCTCAATCATCGTATCAACAGCGGCGGTAGCTCTACGTGGCCAGCAAAAAGCAAACGCGGTTCTAGATAAGCAATCTAAAATCGTTGAAGTTGCAGGTGTTGAAGCAAATGGTAAGAAAGTACCTGAGCTATTTGCAGAGTACATCGAGCCTCGTTTAGTAGACTTCAAAACTGGCGATTTCATTGAGAAGACTGAAGATGGTCTAACTGCAGCAAACTACGACCAGCGTAAAGCGGCGAAAGAGCCTGCACACTCAATTAAATTGACGGCTGACCAAGACAAAGCAAAGATCCTTCGTCGTGCGGACGTTGGCATCGTTTACCTAGTTAAACAAGGTGACAAAGTGTCTAAAGTGATCATCCCAGTACACGGTACAGGTCTATGGTCAATGATGTACGCTTTTGTGGCAGTTGAAACTGACGGTAACACGATTGCGGGTATCACTTACTACGAGCAAGGTGAAACTCCTGGGCTTGGTGGTGAAGTTGAAAACCCAACTTGGCGCGCACAGTTCGTTGGCAAAAAACTCTTTGACGACAATCACCAACCAGCAATCAAAATTGTTAAAGGTGGTGCACCAGCAGGTTCTGAGCACGGTGTTGATGGCCTTTCAGGCGCGACACTAACCGGTAACGGTGTTCAGGGTACATTCGACTTCTGGTTAGGCGATATGGGCTTTGGTCCGTTCCTAGCAAAAGTTCGTGACGGAGGTCTGAACTAA
- a CDS encoding NADH:ubiquinone reductase (Na(+)-transporting) subunit B, whose protein sequence is MALKKFLEDIEHHFEPGGKHEKWFALYEAVATVFYTPGLVTQKSSHVRDSVDLKRIMIMVWFAVFPAMFWGMYNAGGQAIAALNHMYAADQLAAVVAGNWHYWLTEMLGGTIADAGVGSKMLLGATYFLPIYATVFLVGGFWEVLFCMVRKHEVNEGFFVTSILFALIVPPTLPLWQAALGITFGVVVAKEIFGGTGRNFLNPALAGRAFLFFAYPAQISGDLVWTAADGFSGATALSQWAQGGNGALINNITGAPITWMDAFIGNIPGSIGEVSTLALMIGAAMIVYMRIASWRIIAGVMIGMIATATLFNVIGSDSNAMFSMPWHWHLVLGGFAFGMFFMATDPVSASFTNSGKWWYGVLIGAMCVLIRVVNPAYPEGMMLAILFANLFAPLFDHVVIEKNIKRRLARYGK, encoded by the coding sequence ATGGCTCTTAAAAAGTTTCTTGAAGACATCGAGCACCACTTTGAGCCAGGCGGTAAGCATGAAAAATGGTTTGCCCTGTACGAAGCTGTTGCAACAGTTTTCTACACTCCTGGTCTAGTGACACAAAAAAGCTCGCACGTTCGTGATAGCGTTGACTTAAAACGTATCATGATCATGGTTTGGTTCGCGGTATTCCCAGCAATGTTCTGGGGCATGTACAACGCGGGTGGCCAAGCTATTGCGGCACTTAACCACATGTACGCTGCTGATCAACTAGCGGCGGTTGTGGCTGGCAACTGGCACTACTGGCTAACGGAAATGCTTGGCGGCACGATCGCTGATGCGGGCGTTGGCAGTAAAATGCTGTTGGGTGCCACTTACTTCCTACCAATTTACGCCACTGTTTTCCTTGTGGGTGGTTTCTGGGAAGTGCTGTTCTGTATGGTGCGTAAGCATGAAGTTAACGAAGGTTTCTTTGTTACTTCGATCCTATTCGCGCTGATTGTTCCGCCGACACTTCCTCTATGGCAAGCGGCACTGGGTATTACCTTTGGTGTTGTGGTTGCGAAAGAGATCTTTGGTGGTACAGGTCGTAACTTCCTTAACCCAGCGCTTGCTGGTCGTGCTTTCCTATTCTTTGCTTACCCTGCACAGATTTCAGGTGACCTAGTATGGACTGCTGCGGATGGCTTCTCTGGTGCGACAGCACTAAGCCAATGGGCTCAAGGTGGTAACGGTGCACTAATCAACAACATTACTGGTGCTCCAATCACTTGGATGGATGCCTTTATTGGTAATATCCCAGGTTCAATTGGTGAAGTATCAACGCTTGCTCTAATGATTGGTGCAGCGATGATCGTATACATGCGAATTGCATCTTGGCGCATTATTGCGGGTGTGATGATCGGTATGATTGCAACAGCAACGCTGTTTAATGTGATCGGTTCTGATTCAAACGCAATGTTTAGCATGCCTTGGCACTGGCACCTAGTTCTGGGTGGTTTCGCATTCGGTATGTTCTTTATGGCAACCGACCCAGTATCGGCATCATTCACGAACTCAGGTAAGTGGTGGTACGGTGTTTTGATTGGCGCAATGTGTGTACTTATTCGTGTGGTTAACCCAGCATACCCAGAAGGTATGATGCTGGCGATTCTGTTCGCGAACCTATTTGCACCTTTGTTCGACCATGTAGTCATCGAGAAGAACATCAAGCGGAGACTAGCACGCTATGGCAAGTAA
- a CDS encoding Na(+)-translocating NADH-quinone reductase subunit A — MITIKKGLDLPIAGTPTQVINDGKTITKVALLGEEYVGMRPTMHVRVGDEVKKAQVLFEDKKNPGVKFTSPICGKVIEVNRGAKRVLQSVVIEAAGDEQVTFDKFEATQLASLDRETIKTQLIESGLWTALRTRPFSKVPAIASSTKAIFVTAMDTNPLAAQPELIINEQEEAFIAGLDVLSALTEGKVYVCKSGSSLPRSSQSNVEEHVFDGPHPAGLAGTHMHFLYPVNASNVAWSINYQDVIAFGKLFLTGELCVDRVISLAGPVVNKPRLVRTIVGASLDELTDNELMPGEVRVISGSVLTGTHAIGPHAYLGRYHQQVSVLREGREKELFGWAMPGKNKFSVTRSFLGHLFKGQLFNMTTSTNGSDRAMVPIGSYERVMPLDMEPTLLLRDLCAGDTDSAQALGALELDEEDLALCTYVCPGKYEYGMLLRECLDTIEKEG, encoded by the coding sequence ATGATTACAATAAAAAAGGGTTTGGACCTTCCTATCGCAGGAACTCCTACCCAGGTGATTAATGATGGTAAAACCATCACGAAAGTCGCCTTGCTTGGCGAAGAGTACGTCGGCATGCGTCCTACTATGCATGTCCGCGTAGGCGACGAAGTAAAGAAAGCTCAAGTTCTTTTTGAAGATAAAAAGAATCCTGGTGTGAAATTTACTTCGCCAATTTGCGGTAAAGTTATCGAAGTTAACCGTGGTGCGAAGCGTGTACTTCAGTCCGTAGTGATTGAAGCTGCAGGTGACGAACAGGTAACTTTTGATAAGTTCGAAGCGACTCAACTAGCGAGCCTAGATCGTGAAACGATCAAAACTCAGCTGATTGAATCTGGTCTTTGGACAGCTTTACGTACTCGTCCGTTCAGCAAGGTTCCAGCCATCGCGTCTTCTACCAAGGCTATTTTTGTGACTGCAATGGATACCAATCCTCTTGCAGCTCAGCCTGAGTTGATCATCAACGAACAAGAAGAAGCGTTTATTGCTGGTCTTGACGTCCTTTCAGCCCTAACGGAAGGCAAGGTTTACGTATGTAAATCTGGCTCAAGCCTACCTCGCTCTTCTCAATCTAATGTAGAAGAACACGTTTTTGACGGTCCTCACCCTGCAGGCCTTGCAGGCACCCACATGCATTTCCTATACCCAGTAAATGCAAGTAATGTGGCGTGGAGTATCAACTATCAAGACGTAATCGCGTTCGGTAAGTTGTTCTTAACAGGTGAGCTATGTGTCGATCGTGTGATCTCTCTAGCGGGTCCTGTGGTTAACAAACCGCGCCTAGTTCGCACTATTGTTGGTGCTAGCTTGGACGAGTTGACTGATAACGAGCTAATGCCGGGTGAAGTGCGAGTGATCTCTGGTTCAGTACTAACAGGTACTCACGCTATAGGGCCACACGCTTACCTAGGTCGTTACCATCAACAAGTTTCTGTATTACGTGAAGGCCGTGAGAAAGAACTGTTTGGCTGGGCTATGCCTGGTAAGAACAAGTTCTCAGTGACTCGCTCTTTCCTTGGTCACCTATTCAAAGGTCAGTTGTTCAATATGACAACGTCGACCAATGGTAGTGACCGTGCAATGGTTCCAATTGGCAGCTACGAGCGCGTAATGCCACTCGATATGGAGCCTACATTGCTACTTCGTGATCTTTGTGCCGGTGACACAGATAGCGCGCAAGCGCTTGGTGCACTTGAACTGGATGAAGAAGATCTAGCTTTGTGTACCTATGTTTGTCCAGGTAAATACGAGTACGGCATGTTACTTCGTGAGTGCCTAGACACCATTGAGAAGGAAGGGTAA
- a CDS encoding BolA family protein: MLEDTIKFKLNQQLTPVHLDVINESFMHNVAPGSESHFKVIVVSEQFAGLRLIARHRLVNQTLAEELANHIHALAIHTYTPDEWSEKQQAPHSPMCLGGSK, encoded by the coding sequence ATGCTCGAAGATACGATTAAGTTCAAATTAAACCAACAACTTACGCCTGTTCATCTTGATGTTATCAATGAGAGCTTCATGCATAATGTTGCCCCAGGTTCGGAAAGTCATTTTAAAGTTATCGTCGTGAGTGAACAGTTTGCAGGACTGCGCTTGATTGCAAGACATCGTTTGGTTAATCAAACTCTTGCTGAAGAATTAGCCAATCACATTCACGCGCTCGCGATTCATACTTACACGCCAGATGAATGGAGTGAAAAGCAACAAGCACCACACAGCCCAATGTGCTTGGGAGGCAGTAAGTAG
- a CDS encoding methyltransferase: MKSELTLFGRNLTLHRYPLRNNETLQAWDAGDEYLINHIEEMALPKQQNILLLNDSFGALACWFSNQHKVSVISDSHIAHQAIKQNLAQNGGSSVELLTSHAPLPEKIDLVLMQIPRNNRFLTWQLSQLRQALSPDIPVIAVNKAKEIHSSTLKLFEKHLGTTTTSLAWKKHRLVFSFANSPQPTEVQPFTTWQVDEHQITLKNLPNVYSGESLDQGARFMLEHLPKDSQHRNAIDLGCGNGVLSVKLAQQNPNLAITCVDESYMAVASAQQNLADNIGTGRDLRFVDNNCLDGFAAGEYDLVVCNPPFHQQQAVTDHIAWQMFCDAKHVLCNGGQLLVIGNRHLGYDVKLKRLFGKSNVNLVAANKKFVILQATK; encoded by the coding sequence ATGAAATCTGAGCTTACTCTGTTCGGTCGCAACTTGACCCTTCACCGTTACCCGCTGCGAAACAATGAAACCCTACAAGCGTGGGATGCCGGTGACGAGTATCTGATTAACCATATCGAAGAGATGGCTCTACCCAAGCAGCAAAATATTTTGCTATTAAATGATAGTTTTGGTGCGCTCGCCTGTTGGTTTTCAAATCAACATAAGGTGTCAGTAATCAGTGACTCACACATTGCTCACCAGGCAATCAAACAGAATTTAGCGCAAAACGGTGGCTCGTCGGTTGAGTTACTCACCAGTCATGCTCCTTTGCCAGAAAAGATTGATTTGGTATTGATGCAAATCCCGCGCAACAATCGCTTTTTGACATGGCAATTGAGCCAACTTCGCCAAGCATTATCACCGGATATTCCAGTTATCGCAGTAAACAAAGCGAAGGAGATCCACAGCTCTACCTTAAAATTATTCGAGAAGCATCTCGGTACTACCACCACTTCACTCGCATGGAAGAAGCATCGTTTAGTGTTTAGTTTTGCCAACAGTCCTCAGCCAACTGAGGTTCAACCATTTACAACTTGGCAGGTCGATGAACACCAGATCACGCTAAAAAACTTACCGAATGTGTATTCTGGTGAAAGCTTAGATCAAGGTGCGCGCTTTATGCTTGAGCATTTACCGAAGGACAGCCAACATCGCAACGCGATTGATCTTGGTTGTGGCAACGGTGTTTTATCGGTAAAGCTTGCCCAACAAAATCCAAACCTAGCGATTACCTGTGTTGATGAAAGTTATATGGCGGTGGCCTCCGCGCAACAAAATTTAGCCGATAACATTGGCACAGGTCGAGATTTACGCTTTGTTGACAATAACTGCCTAGATGGTTTTGCCGCAGGCGAGTATGATTTGGTGGTTTGTAATCCTCCTTTCCACCAGCAGCAAGCCGTGACAGACCATATCGCTTGGCAAATGTTCTGTGATGCAAAGCATGTTCTGTGCAACGGTGGGCAATTATTAGTTATCGGCAATCGCCACCTCGGATACGATGTGAAGTTAAAGCGCCTGTTTGGTAAGTCGAATGTCAACTTAGTTGCTGCAAATAAAAAATTTGTGATTTTACAAGCGACTAAGTAG
- a CDS encoding YajG family lipoprotein, with product MRKLVLAASIALLTACSAPQQEQINFTPRAELSNSNIVNGSSFTLTSKDVRSAQYVALVDSGRSNIEPIHSKQNVRITLENALLEQFQSQGFRSSVNSENAIVVEVQELLVSVKHSVMENEMDARLVLEITAETPQGKLVKTYTGTAERTGALSASNDEIQLVLNDVSNLVLREVANDRELQSYMQERF from the coding sequence ATGAGAAAACTGGTTCTAGCCGCGTCAATAGCATTACTGACTGCTTGTTCAGCGCCTCAGCAAGAGCAAATTAACTTTACGCCACGCGCTGAGTTAAGCAACAGCAACATCGTTAATGGCAGCAGTTTCACGCTAACCAGTAAAGACGTACGTTCTGCACAATATGTAGCACTGGTTGATAGCGGTCGCTCGAACATTGAGCCAATCCACTCAAAACAGAACGTTCGTATCACGCTTGAAAATGCTCTACTAGAGCAGTTCCAATCGCAAGGCTTCCGCAGTTCAGTCAATAGCGAGAATGCGATTGTGGTTGAAGTGCAAGAGCTTCTTGTGTCGGTCAAACACTCTGTAATGGAGAATGAGATGGATGCAAGATTAGTACTCGAAATCACAGCAGAAACACCACAAGGTAAGCTAGTAAAAACTTACACCGGTACCGCAGAGCGCACTGGCGCGTTGAGTGCTTCTAACGATGAAATTCAGTTGGTACTGAATGACGTATCGAACCTTGTGTTGCGTGAAGTTGCGAACGACCGTGAACTGCAAAGCTACATGCAGGAGCGTTTCTAA
- a CDS encoding peptidylprolyl isomerase, which translates to MLKYAIACAALVSNLVFAGPKVEMETNLGSFVIELNQEQAPVSVANFLKYVEDGSYVGTQFHRVIPGFMAQGGGFDQNMNRAATYAPIQNEASNGLKNNAGTIAMARTNDPNSATRQFFINLVDNDFLNYNSRPPGYAVFGQVVEGFDVVQQMAQQPTHTVGRYRDVPVENIVIESVTILK; encoded by the coding sequence ATGTTGAAATACGCTATTGCGTGTGCGGCATTAGTCTCCAATCTGGTATTCGCTGGTCCTAAAGTCGAGATGGAAACCAACTTGGGTTCATTTGTTATTGAGTTAAATCAAGAGCAAGCCCCTGTTTCCGTGGCCAACTTTCTTAAGTATGTCGAAGACGGCAGTTACGTAGGCACACAGTTTCATCGCGTGATCCCTGGGTTTATGGCTCAGGGAGGTGGCTTTGACCAAAATATGAATCGTGCAGCGACCTATGCGCCAATTCAGAATGAAGCATCAAATGGTCTGAAGAATAACGCAGGCACGATTGCTATGGCTCGCACCAATGATCCTAACTCAGCCACACGTCAGTTCTTCATCAACTTGGTGGACAATGACTTTCTAAACTACAACTCTCGCCCACCGGGTTATGCGGTATTTGGACAAGTTGTTGAAGGTTTTGATGTTGTTCAGCAAATGGCTCAGCAACCAACTCATACCGTTGGCCGCTATCGTGATGTCCCTGTTGAAAACATTGTGATCGAAAGTGTCACCATTCTTAAGTAA